Proteins encoded together in one Marinobacter sp. Arc7-DN-1 window:
- a CDS encoding BCCT family transporter, with translation MTIQSQSAPQVKSGALADSDPVVLALTIGFILLFVGASIVDSSYVADLIGSGFAWTATYLGSFFQLLLLLTFFIAIGTALSRAGAARIGGLDRPEISRFRWLSMIMCTLLAGGGVFFAAGEPVYHFVVTPPAFDTEAGTSAAAAPAMAQSFTHWGFLAWAVLGSLTALVLTRAHYGQGKPLQPRTLLYPVFGEKVIKGRLGGVIDAFCVIAVVAGTVGPIGFLATQMSFGLHELFGVPDGYGTQLTVLAVLAGVYMTSAMTGLHKGIQLLSRFNVILALVIAGVIFVFGPTLFLTNIYTQSMGEYVTSFFAMATMTAETAPAWWMKWWTVFFFAWFIGYTPLMAVFVARISRGRTVREMVLAVALLAPIATTIWFTLLGGSGIYHQLAGTFDLTGALNNFRFDVATLTVAQALPGGTWMAAAILLLTTIFVATTGDSMSYSIAMVGAGHDEPSPWIRVFWGGAMALMAAILLYMGAGQIGVLQQFIVLTAIPVSLIILPSLWTGPKAAMAMAREQGLV, from the coding sequence ATGACCATACAATCTCAGTCCGCCCCGCAGGTAAAATCCGGGGCGCTGGCTGACAGCGACCCGGTGGTGCTGGCGCTCACCATCGGCTTTATTCTGCTGTTCGTCGGCGCTTCTATTGTTGATAGCAGCTACGTTGCCGATCTTATAGGAAGTGGATTTGCCTGGACCGCAACCTACCTTGGTTCGTTTTTTCAGCTCTTGTTGTTGCTGACGTTCTTCATCGCCATTGGCACAGCGCTCAGCCGTGCAGGCGCGGCGCGTATCGGTGGACTGGATCGGCCTGAAATCAGCCGTTTCCGCTGGCTGTCGATGATCATGTGTACGTTGCTGGCGGGAGGCGGCGTGTTTTTTGCCGCTGGCGAGCCGGTTTATCACTTCGTTGTGACGCCCCCGGCGTTTGATACGGAAGCCGGTACGTCGGCCGCAGCAGCGCCCGCCATGGCCCAGTCATTTACTCATTGGGGATTTCTCGCCTGGGCGGTGCTGGGCTCGTTGACTGCTCTCGTTCTGACCCGGGCCCATTACGGGCAGGGCAAGCCTCTCCAGCCAAGGACTCTGCTGTATCCGGTGTTTGGCGAGAAAGTGATTAAGGGCCGCCTCGGGGGTGTGATTGATGCTTTCTGCGTTATTGCGGTGGTAGCTGGAACGGTTGGTCCTATCGGTTTTCTGGCCACCCAGATGAGTTTTGGTCTGCACGAACTGTTTGGCGTGCCTGACGGGTACGGCACCCAGTTGACGGTATTGGCGGTTCTTGCAGGTGTTTACATGACCTCCGCCATGACCGGTCTTCACAAAGGCATCCAGCTGCTCAGCCGCTTTAATGTGATACTGGCGCTGGTTATTGCCGGGGTGATCTTTGTTTTTGGCCCGACATTGTTCCTGACCAACATCTACACACAATCCATGGGTGAATACGTAACTTCTTTTTTCGCCATGGCAACCATGACGGCAGAAACTGCTCCGGCCTGGTGGATGAAATGGTGGACGGTGTTTTTCTTTGCCTGGTTCATCGGCTACACGCCGCTGATGGCCGTGTTTGTGGCCAGGATTTCCCGTGGCAGAACCGTACGGGAAATGGTTCTGGCCGTGGCCCTGCTGGCACCCATTGCGACGACCATCTGGTTCACATTGCTGGGCGGCTCGGGCATCTATCACCAGCTTGCCGGTACGTTTGACCTCACGGGCGCGCTGAACAACTTCCGCTTTGATGTCGCCACGCTGACCGTGGCCCAGGCACTGCCCGGCGGTACCTGGATGGCGGCCGCGATTCTGCTGCTTACCACCATATTTGTTGCCACTACAGGTGATTCCATGAGCTACTCAATCGCCATGGTGGGTGCTGGTCACGATGAACCAAGCCCCTGGATTCGCGTGTTCTGGGGTGGTGCCATGGCACTGATGGCGGCCATTCTTCTGTACATGGGGGCTGGCCAGATTGGCGTGCTGCAGCAGTTCATCGTACTGACAGCGATTCCGGTATCGCTGATCATTCTGCCGTCGCTGTGGACCGGGCCGAAAGCGGCCATGGCGATGGCACGGGAGCAGGGGCTGGTCTAG
- a CDS encoding helix-turn-helix domain-containing protein, which produces MQTDPESASHPRTQSRKATRDIVDTLRTAGVAPQRMLELDQGRALAQWQNHQGEVRYERPRHHALSIYIDKGEQARRVLNGKVVSRHSDLPQTLPEVTGTLSLRYRRLLQERINAQLSQPLTLADMASWVNLSPYHFARLFRATFDCAPYQYVQEQRLIRARDMLRERSDNITAIALTCGFNDSSQFSRAFKSRFGITPSGYRAEAHLNH; this is translated from the coding sequence ATGCAAACCGATCCTGAATCCGCATCACACCCGCGGACGCAATCACGTAAGGCTACCCGGGATATTGTTGATACCCTGAGAACCGCTGGCGTTGCCCCCCAGAGAATGCTGGAATTGGATCAGGGGCGGGCTCTGGCGCAGTGGCAAAATCATCAGGGCGAGGTGCGGTACGAACGGCCCCGACACCATGCACTGAGCATCTACATAGACAAGGGCGAACAAGCCAGACGTGTATTGAACGGGAAAGTTGTCAGCCGTCACTCCGACTTACCACAAACACTCCCAGAAGTGACAGGCACGCTATCACTTCGATACCGCCGACTTCTGCAAGAACGCATCAACGCTCAACTAAGCCAGCCACTGACGCTGGCCGATATGGCCAGTTGGGTCAATCTGAGCCCCTACCACTTTGCCCGGCTTTTCAGGGCAACCTTCGACTGCGCCCCTTATCAATACGTTCAGGAACAGCGATTGATCCGGGCCCGGGACATGCTTCGTGAACGGAGCGATAACATCACTGCCATTGCGCTTACATGCGGATTCAATGATTCCAGCCAGTTCAGCCGGGCGTTCAAATCAAGGTTCGGAATAACGCCTTCAGGCTACCGCGCAGAAGCTCACTTAAACCACTGA
- a CDS encoding DMT family transporter, with amino-acid sequence MPISVHYGLTVLIWGLTWTAIRLQVEAAPVDISVFYRFVMASTVALVVLALMRRLQKLTLKQHGWLVLQGLTLYSVNFLLIYRAAESMTSGLLAVVFSLAALFNALNGWLWLRLKPTARLYPAISLGITGVALLFWHDLQLGNTTATSILFAVAGTFWFSMGNLVSIKVRMSQVPLFLANAWAMVYGALILGVWCLVQGVEWVVPTTATFWGATVFLAVPGSIVAFYCYITVIQTLGADKAGYATVLFPVVALSVSTWLEGFEWTVTAVLGASLALLGNYVLFRGRPSRCGIV; translated from the coding sequence ATGCCAATCTCTGTTCATTATGGTTTGACGGTATTGATCTGGGGCCTCACCTGGACGGCGATTCGCCTGCAGGTTGAAGCAGCGCCTGTCGACATTTCCGTCTTCTACCGTTTTGTGATGGCCTCCACCGTGGCTCTGGTGGTTCTGGCTCTGATGCGACGCCTGCAGAAACTGACGCTGAAGCAGCACGGATGGCTTGTGCTTCAGGGGTTGACCCTTTACAGCGTGAATTTCCTGTTGATCTACCGTGCTGCAGAATCCATGACCAGCGGCCTGCTGGCGGTGGTGTTTTCATTAGCGGCCCTGTTCAACGCCCTGAATGGCTGGCTGTGGTTGCGGCTGAAACCCACTGCTCGCCTGTATCCGGCAATTTCTCTGGGCATCACGGGTGTGGCTTTGTTGTTCTGGCATGATCTGCAGTTGGGTAACACGACTGCGACCAGCATTCTGTTCGCGGTTGCTGGCACCTTCTGGTTTTCGATGGGAAACCTGGTCAGCATCAAGGTACGGATGTCTCAGGTGCCTCTGTTCCTGGCAAATGCCTGGGCGATGGTATACGGAGCGTTGATTCTGGGCGTCTGGTGTCTGGTGCAGGGCGTGGAGTGGGTCGTTCCCACGACGGCAACCTTCTGGGGCGCAACCGTGTTTCTGGCGGTTCCGGGTTCTATCGTCGCATTCTATTGCTACATCACGGTGATTCAGACCCTCGGCGCAGACAAGGCCGGCTACGCAACGGTGCTTTTCCCGGTGGTTGCTCTGAGCGTTTCGACCTGGCTGGAAGGTTTTGAATGGACGGTGACGGCCGTGTTGGGGGCGTCCCTGGCGCTGCTCGGGAACTATGTCCTGTTCCGAGGCCGGCCATCCCGGTGCGGCATTGTTTGA
- a CDS encoding dimethylsulfonioproprionate lyase family protein produces MSRLSDHVEHGHDGISESYICLTGSVSDSNYSVFTPGALFFNPPEKAHRMTTGDFEPTLLAYAWTGTGEKLANQKMSFSSRKR; encoded by the coding sequence ATGTCGAGACTCTCAGACCACGTTGAGCACGGCCATGATGGTATCAGTGAATCCTACATCTGCCTGACCGGCTCTGTCTCAGACAGCAACTATAGTGTGTTTACACCCGGTGCTCTGTTCTTCAACCCACCTGAAAAAGCCCACCGCATGACAACGGGTGATTTCGAACCTACGTTGCTGGCCTACGCCTGGACAGGGACTGGGGAGAAGCTCGCCAACCAGAAGATGAGCTTTTCTTCGCGCAAGCGGTAA